In Phaeodactylum tricornutum CCAP 1055/1 chromosome 21, whole genome shotgun sequence, the following proteins share a genomic window:
- a CDS encoding predicted protein: protein MVRPSIDYYLPQMPSLLQDWFTSPDSASHTDRILVLDGGVSTHLESNLSSTNADSASSDKLSCRTCAFPHRELWSSSLLLSESGRRLVRQGHDDWLRAGANVLSTVTYQCHYQAAYWPKGKMATNDKDSRVMDDAVVNTLWNDGVEIAQQAVKDYCHNQQRPHTLRQPELETSSVPRYVVASSGCYGAILANGAEYTGNYGPVTVDDLVHFHRRKVRRAVQLHPDGIAIETVPSLLECHALVQLFQPTNGAAPMLLNKTACWISLSCRNERELNDGTPLVAALNVLSQIPCTAVSAWGLNCCSVTHLPALVRILTQHVAQEASGKHRRGLVLYPNSGELWDAVTGTWHTGTGCTAPAAMASEIVAVLRTVEDEWRRHRPTDPTPSILIGGCCRTSPATIAALRVLVDDHLQQEYKGWF, encoded by the coding sequence ATGGTCCGACCAAGTATCGACTACTACCTCCCACAGATGCCGTCTTTGCTTCAAGATTGGTTCACGTCTCCCGACTCCGCTTCCCACACGGATCGAATTCTAGTGTTGGATGGAGGCGTCAGTACGCATTTGGAGTCGAACCTGTCGTCCACCAACGCGGACTCCGCTTCGTCCGACAAACTGTCGTGCCGGACGTGTGCGTTCCCGCATCGAGAATTGTGGTCCAGTAGTCTCTTACTCTCCGAATCGGGTCGTCGCCTCGTCCGGCAAGGTCACGATGATTGGCTCCGAGCCGGAGCCAACGTTCTCTCGACAGTCACGTACCAGTGTCACTACCAAGCTGCGTATTGGCCTAAAGGGAAGATGGCGACGAACGATAAGGATAGCCGAGTAatggacgacgccgtcgtgaATACTTTGTGGAACGACGGGGTAGAAATTGCCCAACAAGCGGTGAAAGACTATTGTCACAATCAACAGCGACCGCACACTCTCCGTCAGCCAGAGCTCGAGACGTCCTCCGTCCCGCGTTACGTCGTGGCCTCCTCGGGTTGTTACGGAGCCATTCTGGCCAATGGTGCCGAATACACGGGAAATTATGGACCCGTGACGGTGGATGATTTGGTACACTTTCACCGACGCAAGGTGCGGCGTGCCGTACAACTGCATCCCGACGGGATCGCCATTGAAACCGTACCAAGTTTGCTCGAGTGCCACGCACTCGTGCAACTGTTTCAACCAACCAACGGAGCAGCGCCAATGTTGTTGAATAAGACTGCGTGCTGGATTTCCTTAAGTTGTCGGAACGAACGCGAATTGAACGACGGAACGCCGTTGGTCGCAGCACTCAACGTGCTGTCGCAGATTCCCTGTACCGCAGTCTCCGCTTGGGGTCTTAATTGCTGTTCCGTAACACACCTTCCCGCCTTGGTCCGCATTCTCACGCAACACGTGGCGCAAGAAGCGAGTGGCAAACACCGACGCGGCTTGGTACTGTACCCCAACAGTGGCGAGCTGTGGGATGCGGTCACGGGCACCTGGCACACGGGCACGGGCTGTACCGCGCCCGCCGCCATGGCGTCGGAAATCGTGGCTGTCCTACGAACAGTCGAAGACGAGTGGCGACGCCATCGTCCCACCGATCCGACGCCGTCCATCCTAATTGGCGGCTGCTGCCGGACGAGTCCCGCTACCATTGCGGCACTTCGCGTGCTCGTGGACGACCATTTGCAACAAGAGTACAAGGGATGGTTTTGA
- a CDS encoding predicted protein, which produces MATTTDTETVDDSTTHNNILERAFQTARYNEIVTVTLEDGVTEVSLVPCLDETNGNVQWNPLPLPDTNSSSVDDDGSDNNESFRIGVRRHLQTKRWIFPMLNDTVRNDLYQKAIDRAVTYLSGSQSEDTMWHVWDVGTGTGLLGMMAATAIRKNDRPDTDVQRSRDGGVKVVRAFEMSAPMAMVARQTVRDNHLADRVHVHNAHSAQIAPLHATRDATDRMPGGDDIDDVSTRTPSVLLCVSELLEDGLLGEGWLPAIRDVWNRHWSPQSHHHCHHMKKAIIIPQQARVYAQAVTADNDWISMYYPPTRQHGNATSMSLTLDAQGTSLVDMPVVRIPLHARTLLHTPVDPNDCTRRPPALRVLSDPFKALDISVQRDIIPGPEGQACTLLVPVTHSGTVHGFLVWWELDLWTAHDNDDDTLTYSTSPHTGMAWQDHWHVVLHVLRDTQKVQKGETMTVQASHDDTAITLLPIISAPAPPPSKRIRTEPNSGHHALITPSRALQLNDTARASFLDQAITHALSVKGPDQLVLDVSDFSWCAIVAARQGATQVVSLEASSSNTSLPHTTARVAQLGNQLPRAPHGRFEILQAHAEQLTISALGDVPADIVVAEPYYELLENWHLEEAINYYNLVRALRRTKLITPDACVIPSICRVMGCAIQSDQLRSAYRACGDEKGKIHGLDHQYVNAIGADFHQYNLNLPMWQYEYQMLSAPSESR; this is translated from the exons atggcgacgacgacggatACCGAGACCGTGGACGACAGCACTACCCACAATAACATTCTCGAGCGAGCCTTTCAAACAGCCCGGTATAACGAAATCGTCACCGTCACCCTCGAAGATGGCGTGACGGAAGTCTCGCTTGTGCCGTGCTTGGACGAAACCAATGGTAACGTCCAGTGGAATCCTTTGCCGCTCCCCGACACAAACTCATCCTCCGTCGATGACGATGGCAGTGATAACAACGAGTCCTTCCGAATAGGCGTGCGGCGACACCTGCAAACCAAACGGTGGATATTCCCCATGCTTAACGATACGGTACGGAACGATTTGTACCAAAAGGCCATTGACCGGGCCGTAACGTATCTGTCCGGATCGCAATCGGAGGACACGATGTGGCACGTTTGGGACGTTGGCACCGGCACGGGGCTGTTGGGGATGATGGCAGCCACGGCAATCAGGAAAAATGATCGACCCGATACCGACGTCCAACGGAGCCGCGATGGGGGCGTCAAAGTGGTCCGTGCGTTCGAAATGTCCGCCCCCATGGCCATGGTGGCGCGCCAAACGGTTCGGGACAATCATTTAGCCGATCGCGTACACGTCCACAACGCCCATTCGGCTCAAATAGCACCACTCCACGCAACCCGTGATGCTACTGATCGGATGCCCGGCGGCGACGATATCGACGACGTTTCTACGCGCACTCCGTCCGTACTATTGTGTGTTTCGGAATTGCTCGAAGACGGCTTGCTGGGGGAAGGTTGGCTGCCCGCAATACGGGACGTCTGGAATCGACATTGGTCACCACAGTCCCACCACCACTGCCACCATATGAAGAAAGCAATTATTATTCCACAACAGGCCCGTGTATACGCGCAAGCGGTGACGGCGGACAACGATTGGATCTCCATGTACTACCCACCGACCCGTCAACACGGTAACGCCACGTCCATGTCATTGACTTTGGATGCACAGGGCACATCCTTGGTGGACATGCCCGTCGTGAGGATTCCCCTACACGCCCGCACCCTGCTGCATACGCCGGTAGACCCCAACGACTGTACTCGTCGACCACCCGCTCTTCGAGTGCTCTCGGATCCGTTCAAGGCTCTGGATATTTCGGTACAACGGGACATAATTCCCGGACCGGAAGGGCAGGCCTGCACTCTTTTGGTACCCGTGACGCACTCCGGAACCGTGCACGGGTTTTTGGTGTGGTGGGAACTCGATTTGTGGACCGCGcacgacaacgacgacgatacgtTGACGTATTCTACAAGTCCCCACACCGGGATGGCTTGGCAGGATCATTGGCATGTTGTTTTGCACGTCTTACGGGATACTCAAAAAGTGCAAAAGGGCGAGACTATGACAGTACAGGCTTCGCACGACGATACGGCAATTACACTGTTGCCTATAATTTCGGCACCGGCCCCACCACCGTCCAAGCGTATCCGCACGGAACCAAACTCCGGCCATCACGCCCTCATCACACCTTCACGAGCCTTGCAACTAAACGATACTGCCCGGGCCTCCTTTCTCGACCAGGCCATCACCCATGCACTAAGTGTAAAAGGACCGGACCAACTGGTGTTGGATGTTTCGGACTTTAGTTGGTGCGCCATTGTGGCGGCTCGTCAGGGCGCCACGCAGGTAGTATCGTTGGAAGCTAGTAGTAGCAATACCAGTCTACCCCACACGACCGCTCGTGTCGCTCAGCTCGGCAACCAATTGCCGCGTGCCCCCCATGGCCGATTCGAAATACTACAGGCCCACGCTGAGCAACTGACGATCTCGGCCTTGGGTGATGTTCCCGCAGATATAGTTGTGGCTGAACCCTACTACGAGCTGTTAGAGAACTGGCATCTGGAGGAAGCTATCAATTACTACAACTTAGTTCGAGCCTTGCGGCGCACCAAGCTCATCACACCCGACGCGTGTGTCATTCCGTCCATCTGTCGCGTCATGGGCTGCGCGATCCAGAGTGATCAACTGCGATCAGCCTACCGAGCCTGTGGCgacgaaaaaggcaaaattCACGGTCTCGACCACCAATACGTTAACGCCATCGGCGCCGATTTCCACCAGTACAACTTGAACCTTCCCATGTGGCAATACGAGTACCAAATGTTGTCCGCACCGAGC GAGTCCCGGTAA
- a CDS encoding predicted protein produces MTKSVLRPYRTAPVGRIDAQTQAFHTKLAISLALVSVALLAVLSLVYGPGNVSTSTAVGSHNWYTARVLQQNTDDATPTDYTSYSCHYIFDVTTEPGADRCQFARECNLGDGLWAPFVFCGSASSFSATTWTAILSPFLLFWMVLLFRMLGSTAEEFFSPALEMFSFKLGLPPRFAGVSLLALGNGAADVSATVAAITTDPVNGYQLSLGALTGAAMVIGSVVSALVVLVAGGVPCRGALVRDVAALLVAIAVVWYRLASGTMGPDSITIFLTLYFVFVVLVLAADVYHRAVVLPRRSRQADDRERERELAERRRVEADGSAVPGANPAVGPSLSSNTPSHGLDQFLTALSNYDNDPRTTGWGVESEDLADDRPVRLHGSQGILHGHAPTPERLDSTTEGGIAHHYNMLEDAVDRTCVEDGSPGFSASNWSGALQDGYSELRKHAEQTWEDIVYNADVGLVSKILLIAEFPFTVLRKATVAIPCEGYYVRALVALSLALSPVWLAFYMYRSHDTNVLGTAFGIFWGIMVLAALLVLRYAPGGQGNMALSVATPIALYGFVVGATWIDTIADMLVSLLDFIGIVLRIPGPIVGLTILAWGNSMGDLSANVTMARKGLANMAMTACFAGPFFNILMGLGLGFGRLAAQTGQSEFQVSLSPSVVTGFLFIVLNSVTIIATGLFFGEIGTIPKNYGYIALTLYTVYLVTSISLQYSKYGQEKEV; encoded by the coding sequence atgACGAAGTCAGTTTTACGTCCGTACCGGACGGCTCCCGTGGGACGAATCGATGCGCAGACACAGGCCTTTCACACCAAGCTCGCCATCTCACTCGCCTTGGTATCCGTCGCACTCTTGGCTGTACTCTCACTCGTCTACGGACCAGGAAACGTCTCCACATCCACAGCGGTGGGGAGTCACAACTGGTACACGGCTCGTGTGCTCCAACAAAACACAGACGATGCGACTCCCACCGATTACACGTCGTATTCCTGCCACTACATCTTCGACGTGACTACGGAACCCGGTGCCGATCGTTGTCAGTTTGCCCGCGAATGCAATCTCGGCGACGGACTCTGGGCTCCCTTTGTCTTTTGTGGATCGGCAAGTTCGTTCTCTGCCACCACGTGGACGGCAATCCTTAGTCCTTTCCTATTGTTCTGGATGGTCTTGCTCTTCCGGATGCTCGGGAGCACCGCGGAAGAGTTCTTTTCACCCGCTTTGGAAATGTTCTCCTTCAAACTGGGACTCCCCCCGCGCTTTGCCGGAGTTTCCTTGTTGGCCCTCGGCAACGGTGCCGCCGACGTGAGCGCCACCGTCGCCGCCATTACCACCGACCCCGTCAACGGTTACCAGCTCAGTTTGGGAGCCCTCACCGGAGCCGCCATGGTGATTGGTTCGGTCGTTTCGGCACTCGTCGTGCTCGTCGCTGGTGGAGTTCCCTGTCGCGGGGCACTCGTGCGTGACGTAGCGGCTCTcctcgttgccattgccgTCGTCTGGTACCGACTCGCCTCCGGGACCATGGGACCGGATAGTATCACCATATTCCTTACCCTCTatttcgtctttgtcgtcctcgtcctcgCCGCCGACGTCTACCACCGTGCCGTCGTGCTCCCCCGACGCAGTCGACAAGCCGACGATCGCGAACGTGAACGAGAATTGGCGGAACGGCGCCGCGTCGAAGCCGATGGTTCCGCGGTGCCCGGGGCCAACCCGGCCGTCGGGCCATCGCTATCGTCCAACACACCATCCCACGGCTTGGACCAGTTTCTCACGGCTCTTTCCAATTACGACAACGATCCCCGGACCACCGGATGGGGAGTCGAGTCGGAAGACTTGGCGGACGATCGACCGGTCCGCCTGCACGGATCGCAAGGCATTTTGCACGGTCACGCGCCGACACCGGAACGTCTGGATTCCACCACCGAAGGGGGAATCGCGCACCACTACAACATGCTGGAAGACGCCGTGGATCGGACCTGCGTGGAAGATGGCAGTCCCGGCTTTTCCGCATCCAACTGGTCCGGGGCGCTACAGGACGGGTACAGTGAGTTGCGAAAACACGCGGAGCAAACGTGGGAGGACATTGTCTACAATGCCGACGTCGGCCTCGTCTCCAAGATTTTGTTGATTGCCGAATTTCCCTTTACCGTTTTACGCAAAGCAACCGTTGCCATTCCCTGTGAGGGGTACTACGTGCGTGCTCTAGTGGCCTTGTCATTGGCGCTATCACCCGTATGGTTGGCGTTTTACATGTACCGGAGTCACGACACGAACGTCCTGGGGACGGCCTTTGGGATTTTTTGGGGTATCATGGTACTGGCAGCGCTGCTGGTGCTGCGGTACGCTCCTGGTGGACAAGGCAACATGGCTCTGTCGGTTGCGACACCCATTGCCTTGTACGGATTCGTCGTTGGAGCCACCTGGATTGATACCATTGCCGATATGCTCGTGTCACTCCTTGATTTCATCGGCATCGTGTTGCGGATACCCGGTCCGATTGTTGGCCTTACCATACTGGCCTGGGGTAATTCCATGGGCGATTTGAGTGCCAACGTTACCATGGCTCGTAAAGGGTTGGCCAACATGGCCATGACGGCCTGTTTCGCCGGCCCGTTTTTCAACATTCTCATGGGCCTGGGGTTGGGCTTTGGGCGGTTGGCGGCCCAAACCGGACAGAGCGAATTCCAAGTGTCGCTGTCGCCGTCGGTCGTGACGGGTTTTTTGTTTATTGTATTGAATTCGGTGACCATCATCGCGACCGGGCTATTTTTTGGAGAAATCGGGACCATTCCCAAAAATTACGGCTACATTGCCTTGACTCTATACACGGTATACTTGGTAACGTCGATTTCCCTACAGTATTCCAAGTATGGCCAGGAAAAGGAGGTATAA
- a CDS encoding predicted protein, whose translation GNDLMNKISDQIKSGARAFLTTEYKYLSGFVAVVFSVLLVLYTLDPPSGDKTDGIRYASCFLCGAVLSASAGWGGMAVATDANVRTTQAADTEGLGVALRVAFTGGAVMGFTVVGLGLLGLSIMFYLRLRFGADVIAGFGFGASSIALFARVAGGIYTKAADVGADLVGKVEMDIPEDDPRNPAVIADNVGDNVGDVAGMGADLFESFVGSIIAAITLANGDITLIMLPFWISGAGIIAAIIGFFAVSCKDDAGQKELMFALHKSTIVSSTLVVGFSALIVAFLFDGRSKEGWEVFGCIVIGLVAGVLIGQVTEYFTSYSYWPTKSITDAGVTGPATVIIQGLGVGMISTVFPVIIIVATILGCNALSGEYGIALAAVGMLSTLGVTLATDAYGPIADNAGGIAEMAELEERVRDTTDALDALGNTTAATGKGFAIGSAVLTALSLLSAFTDKAGLGNVNVDIGEPVVLAGVLIGAMLPFLFAALTMLSVQKAAGAIIIEVRRQFAEIPGLREGTAEADSDKCVAISTQSSVEEMVLPGIYAILSPITVGFLIGPRCLTGLLGGAIASGMMLALMMANAGGAWDNSKKYIEIEGAKGGKGTETHKACIVGDTVGDPFKDTSGPSLNILIKLMSIISLTIAPLME comes from the exons GGAAATGACCTCATGAACAAGATCTCCGATCAGATCAAGTCCGGTGCCAGAGCCTTTCTGACCACTGAGTACAAGTACCTGTCAGGCTTTGTGGCTGTCGTGTTTAGCGTCCTACTTGTCCTCTATACCCTCGATCCCCCGTCCGGTGACAAGACAGACGGTATCCGCTACGCATCCTGTTTCCTCTGCGGTGCCGTCCTTTCCGCCTCGGCTGGATGGGGTGGAATGGCGGTGGCAACGGACGCCAACGTCCGTACTACCCAAGCCGCCGATACGGAAGGTCTCGGGGTCGCGCTTCGCGTCGCCTTTACCGGTGGGGCCGTCATGGGATTCACGGTAGTTGGTCTCGGTCTGTTGGGTCTTTCCATCATGTTTTACCTG CGCCTCCGCTTTGGCGCGGACGTGATAGCCGGATTCGGTTTCGGTGCCTCAAGCATTGCCCTCTTTGCTCGAGTAGCTGGAGGAATCTACACGAAGGCCGCCGATGTGGGTGCCGATCTTGTGGGCAAGGTTGAGATGGACATTCCCGAAGACGATCCCCGTAACCCTGCTGTGATTGCCGATAACGTCGGCGACAATGTCGGGGATGTTGCTGGTATGGGAGCTGATTTGTTCGAGTCGTTT GTTGGATCCATCATTGCTGCTATCACTCTCGCCAACGGCGATATCACACTCATCATGCTCCCGTTTTGGATTTCTGGAGCTGGTATCATTGCTGCTATTATTGGATTCTTCGCAGTCAGCTGCAAGGATGATGCTGGTCAGAAGGAACTCATGTTTGCCCTCCACAAGTCCACCATTGTTTCCTCAACCTTGGTAGTCGGTTTCAGTGCACTGATCGTTGCCTTCCTATTTGATGGGCGATCCAAGGAAGGATGGGAAGTCTTTGGATGCATTGTCATTGGTCTCGTGGCGGGTGTTCTCATTGGACAAGTGACGGAATACTTCACATCCTATTCGTACTGGCCTACCAAGTCCATTACAGATGCTGGTGTTACCGGACCCGCTACCGTCATTATTCAAGGCCTCGGTGTTGGCATGATTTCTACCGTCTTCCCAGTCATTATCATCGTTGCTACCATTCTTGGATGTAACGCGTTATCTGGTGAATACGGTATTGCCTTGGCTGCCGTTGGTATGCTTTCCACTTTGGGCGTGACTCTCGCTACGGACGCGTACGGTCCGATTGCTGACAACGCTGGAGGTATTGCCGAAATGGCCGAGCTGGAAGAACGCGTCCGCGACACAACTGACGCTTTGGATGCTTTGGGTAACACCACTGCTGCTACCGGTAAGGGATTTGCTATCGGATCTGCTGTGCTTACGGCATTGTCGTTGCTTTCTGCCTTTACTGATAAGGCCGGCTTGGGCAACGTCAACGTCGACATCGGTGAACCTGTTGTGCTTGCGGGAGTTTTGATTGGAGCCATGCTTCCTTTCTTGTTCGCTGCCTTGACTATGCTTTCAGTGCAAAAG GCTGCTGGAGCCATCATTATTGAAGTCCGTCGACAGTTCGCCGAGATCCCTGGACTCCGCGAAGGAACTGCTGAAGCCGATTCGGACAAGTGTGTTGCGATCTCTACGCAGAGTTCTGTTGAAGAAATGGTACTCCCTGGAATTTACGCTATTCTTTCGCCAATCACCGTCGGCTTTCTCATTGGGCCTCGCTGCTTGACCGGTCTTCTCGGAGGAGCGATTGCTTCTGGTATGATGCTGGCACTCATGATG GCAAATGCTGGTGGAGCTTGGGACAACTCCAAGAAGTACATCGAAATTGAGGGTGCCAAGGGAGGAAAGGGAACCGAAACGCACAAGGCCTGCATTGTTGGTGACACTGTCGGAGATCCTTTTAAGGATACCAGTGGCCCGTCCCTTAATATTCTTATCAAGCTCATGAGCATTATCTCACTCACCATCGCGCCGTTGATggag
- a CDS encoding predicted protein produces the protein MEKLSSSPRIVDMYGYCASSIVAEAMPTDITTQLVPGDKDQYDRGRMKQKDLDKLQTTDVYPLNNFTAIEKLSLALTMAESLADLHGFEGGVIVHGDYHPDQHLLSDKGQLKLNDFNNGEFLHWNDVDERYCYYSRQFGGTYKAPEEFSGGYCNQEVDTWSFGNNIYGLLTGLYPMYETYSHSEVRERFLNHELPYVDPRYRSRSYIEGRLVEIMEKCWAYEPEDRASIFDVVIFLQETLRKHEAEQRELLKKHGAHQQV, from the coding sequence ATGGAAAAGCTCAGCTCGAGTCCCCGAATTGTGGACATGTATGGTTACTGTGCCTCTTCGATAGTTGCCGAAGCCATGCCGACAGACATTACGACTCAGCTTGTGCCCGGCGATAAGGACCAATACGACCGTGGTCGCATGAAACAGAAAGATCTCGACAAACTACAAACAACGGATGTTTACCCACTCAACAACTTCACTGCCATTGAAAAGCTGAGCCTAGCTTTGACAATGGCCGAAAGTTTAGCCGATTTGCATGGTTTCGAAGGTGGCGTTATTGTGCACGGAGACTACCATCCGGACCAGCACCTGCTGTCCGACAAGGGCCAACTAAAACTCAACGATTTTAACAATGGTGAATTCCTCCACTGGAACGACGTGGACGAAAGGTACTGCTACTATTCCAGGCAATTTGGTGGAACGTACAAGGCACCGGAAGAATTCTCCGGAGGCTACTGTAATCAAGAAGTCGATACCTGGAGTTTCGGCAACAACATATACGGCTTACTGACTGGTCTCTACCCTATGTACGAAACATACAGTCACTCCGAAGTTCGGGAACGCTTTTTGAACCACGAGTTGCCCTACGTGGATCCACGGTACCGCAGTCGTAGTTATATTGAAGGGCGGCTAGTGGAAATAATGGAAAAATGCTGGGCGTACGAGCCCGAGGATCGCGCTTCCATTTTTGACGTGGTGATCTTCCTCCAGGAAACCCTAAGGAAGCACGAAGCAGAGCAACGAGAGCTTTTGAAGAAACACGGTGCACATCAACAAGTTTAA
- a CDS encoding predicted protein: MPAAGSERTMATPLPLPEAVVPAVSLSSRIARGVGSIWTTLSGHKRPAADRDDIAEGGPQRQVRARVSASPKAENGTFGSVPDDSVTNPLLSLPLWDPVVPPGFCGICLDTVLMPTSKVGSLPTCGHCFHVHCYAKWKAFCPSAVAFWRCPLCDQDASDFYKLQLFPQLEQADDDNNNNHEQSQDQVSRLPTPLERDEFHDAVSGVTLSGTLRKLVNHVSSSTDPHVVTRALDELSTLAFRYNHARVPICVTGGIAGIVRVLTTWSHDTKTTTTAALRHACQLLGNLPLNESATERIEIAICNAGGMDAILSIMQQHPDDVDLQEQAVFSLGKFICEDELLETNYVADQIPAIFRTMQRHSDAALVQTYGCYALASLTFREDVQEVVQMITAQHGIPIVLQALTQHVDDPDVVDAALNLLANLTEHDTSQTRGILESKSLKVLGRAMQNFTELVDVQMHGIVILQRILRLPDRISEAALMELGQAGVVVALTKSIDLYADKVDLQIGAIIILARLAPLVDLQPIMRDAGTPGVLRVTMDIYNDEETLMTHAYQVLSCCSESPVPAVAAAAAVDVEA, from the coding sequence ATGCCCGCCGCCGGCTCCGAGCGCACCATGGCGACACCACTGCCGCTTCCGGAAGCGGTAGTACCCGCCGTATCGCTGTCGTCCCGTATTGCGCGTGGAGTCGGATCGATCTGGACTACTCTGTCCGGTCACAAACGACCCGCAGCAGACCGCGACGATATTGCGGAAGGAGGGCCGCAACGGCAAGTCCGCGCACGCGTATCCGCCTCACCCAAAGCGGAGAACGGTACGTTTGGATCCGTGCCCGACGACTCTGTGACCAAcccgttgttgtcgttgcctTTGTGGGATCCTGTGGTGCCTCCAGGCTTCTGTGGAATTTGTCTCGATACCGTCCTGATGCCTACTAGTAAGGTTGGTTCCCTTCCCACTTGCGGTCACTGCTTTCACGTACATTGCTACGCCAAGTGGAAGGCCTTTTGTCCTTCTGCCGTCGCCTTTTGGCGGTGTCCCTTGTGCGATCAAGACGCGTCCGACTTTTACAAACTCCAACTCTTTCCCCAGCTCGAgcaagccgacgacgacaataacaacaaccacGAACAGTCGCAGGACCAAGTCTCTCGACTCCCCACGCCACTGGAACGGGACGAATTCCACGACGCCGTCTCCGGTGTAACTCTCAGTGGCACACTCCGCAAGCTCGTCAACCACGTATCCTCCAGTACAGACCCGCACGTCGTCACGCGCGCCTTGGACGAACTTTCGACCTTGGCCTTTCGGTACAACCACGCCCGCGTTCCCATTTGCGTGACGGGAGGGATTGCCGGGATTGTGCGCGTCTTGACCACCTGGTCGCACGATACCAAGACCACCACGACTGCTGCACTCCGACACGCTTGTCAGCTACTCGGGAATCTACCCCTCAACGAGTCGGCCACGGAACGGATCGAAATCGCCATATGCAATGCCGGAGGCATGGACGCCATATTGTCCATCATGCAACAACACCCCGACGACGTGGATTTACAAGAACAAGCGGTCTTTTCCCTAGGCAAATTCATCTGCGAAGATGAACTGCTCGAGACCAATTACGTGGCCGATCAAATACCGGCCATTTTTCGAACCATGCAACGACACAGTGATGCGGCGTTGGTGCAAACCTACGGGTGCTACGCCTTGGCTAGTTTAACCTTTCGAGAAGACGTTCAGGAAGTGGTACAAATGATCACCGCGCAACACGGCATACCTATTGTTTTACAAGCACTGACACAGCACGTCGACGATCCCGATGTGGTGGATGCCGCCTTGAACCTGTTGGCCAATCTCACCGAACACGATACCTCGCAGACGCGCGGTATCCTCGAATCGAAATCACTCAAGGTTCTGGGCCGAGCCATGCAGAATTTTACGGAACTTGTTGATGTACAGATGCACGGCATTGTTATTCTCCAACGAATATTACGATTGCCGGACCGTATCAGCGAAGCCGCTCTGATGGAATTGGGGCAAGCCGGGGTTGTGGTTGCCTTGACCAAATCCATTGACTTGTATGCGGATAAAGTCGATTTGCAAATCGGGGCGATTATCATTCTCGCACGGTTGGCGCCCCTGGTCGATCTGCAACCAATCATGCGCGATGC
- a CDS encoding predicted protein, giving the protein MQMNIPTTLLLSLIVFWQSLQSAFGFSLVAPDKSVTQLLQDHAGDIANLKAAAQQQLNRDDAMAEEPYCQDVFYLRYCLELKDSPSQLDLLKRNLAWREGPGRLICQKAVQAVKEATAGEGWNNEPVLAKAPFSETISMYIKPSNVLTTTSSQADLVYCIRAGSIDDNGLMKAVSVQQMTEFFLYAKEVNAIVANQRSAYLDKLLCVLTANDLSGVKLIGGSADFRKALSSSSKTATELYPATSGPTLLLNLPILLNALVKLFTPLFPPAVNARLKFAQGPLKDLNSLEEITPQGSGRVQFLRQMDDIVY; this is encoded by the coding sequence ATGCAGATGAACATACCAACGACACTGTTGCTGTCACTCATTGTATTCTGGCAAAGCCTCCAATCGGCGTTCGGCTTTTCACTCGTGGCGCCGGACAAATCGGTGACACAGCTCTTGCAGGACCACGCCGGGGATATTGCCAACCTCAAGGCCGCTGCTCAGCAACAGCTAAACCGAGACGATGCCATGGCGGAGGAACCCTATTGTCAAGACGTTTTCTACCTTCGTTACTGCCTGGAACTCAAAGATTCGCCGTCGCAATTGGATCTGTTGAAGCGGAATCTGGCCTGGAGAGAAGGGCCGGGTCGTTTGATTTGTCAAAAAGCTGTGCAGGCAGTCAAGGAAGCTACCGCGGGGGAAGGCTGGAACAACGAACCTGTCCTCGCCAAGGCCCCATTTTCCGAGACGATTTCAATGTACATCAAACCCTCCAACGTCTTGACCACTACATCGTCGCAGGCGGATTTGGTGTACTGCATTCGTGCCGGAAGTATCGACGATAATGGCCTCATGAAGGCCGTATCGGTACAGCAGATGACGGAGTTCTTTCTCTACGCCAAGGAAGTAAACGCGATTGTGGCGAACCAGCGGTCGGCGTACTTGGACAAGCTGTTATGTGTTTTAACGGCCAATGATCTGAGTGGGGTCAAGCTGATCGGAGGATCGGCGGACTTTCGCAAGGCGTTGTCATCTTCCAGCAAGACCGCCACGGAACTGTATCCAGCCACTTCGGGACCGACTCTTTTGTTGAATCTACCGATTTTGTTGAATGCGCTCGTGAAACTCTTTACTCCACTGTTCCCACCGGCAGTCAACGCGCGTCTCAAGTTTGCGCAAGGACCGCTGAAAGACCTGAACTCTCTGGAAGAGATCACGCCACAAGGTAGCGGACGGGTTCAGTTTCTGCGACAAATGGATGACATTGTCTACTAG